The Medicago truncatula cultivar Jemalong A17 chromosome 4, MtrunA17r5.0-ANR, whole genome shotgun sequence genome includes a region encoding these proteins:
- the LOC11427930 gene encoding probable protein phosphatase 2C 35, which yields MGCVHGKCCCLKSSGGVSRKLGYHHSHRKNIQAQRVLKNVSVPSHNFVLEYTFLTLRGYYPDSLDKQNQDSFCIRTEIQGNPNIHFFGVFDGHGQFGSQCSNFVRDRLVEKLSNDPGLVEDPVRAYNSAFSATNHELHTSDIDDTMSGTTAITVLVIGDTLYVANVGDSRAVLAAKGEDRIIAEDLSSDQTPFRRDEYERVKLCGARVLSVDQVEGIKDPNIQHWGNEESWDGDPPRLWLPNGMFPGTAFTRSLGDRLAETIGVVATPEVSIVRLSHNHLFFIVASDGIFEFLSSQTVVDMAARYTDPRDACAAIAEESYKLWSELVNRTDDITIIIVQIKGLSNNSSTSGVQLSEVNVGTAMRTRTGTSEISTTTEFDVYHSVTNSFSDSQSCHSKIS from the exons ATGGGTTGTGTTCATGGTAAATGTTGCTGTCTGAAATCTTCGGGTGGCGTCTCTAGAAAACTTGGTTATCATCATAGCCATAGGAAGAACATACAAGCTCagagagtgttgaaaaatgTTTCTGTTCCTTCACACAACTTTGTTTTGGAGTATACCTTTCTCACGCTGCGAGGTTACTACCCTGACTCGCTGGATAAACAAAACCAAGATAGTTTCTGCATTAGGACGGAAATTCAAGGTAACCCAAATATCCATTTCTTTGGTGTTTTTGATGGGCATGGTCAATTTGGTAGTCAATGTTCAAACTTTGTTAGAGATAGGTTGGTAGAGAAGTTATCTAATGACCCTGGATTGGTGGAGGATCCTGTTCGAGCTTACAATTCTGCGTTCTCGgcaacaaatcatgaattgcATACTAGTGacattgatgatactatgagtGGTACAACGGCTATTACAGTGCTTGTTATTGGTGACACCCTTTATGTTGCTAATGTTGGTGATTCAAGAGCTGTGCTAGCTGCCAAGGGCGAGGATCGGATTATTGCAGAGGACCTGTCCTCTGATCAGACACCATTTCGGAGAGATGAATATGAGAGAGTGAAACTTTGTGGAGCAAGGGTGTTGAGTGTTGATCAAGTGGAAGGGATTAAGGATCCAAATATCCAACATTGGGGTAACGAAGAGAGTTGGGATGGTGATCCTCCGAGATTGTGGCTCCCAAATGGGATGTTTCCTGGAACTGCATTTACAAGGAGTTTAGGGGATAGATTGGCGGAGACAATTGGTGTGGTTGCAACTCCAGAGGTGTCAATAGTTCGGCTTTCACATAATCATCTCTTCTTTATTGTTGCTAGTGATGGCATATTTGAATTCTTGTCAAGCCAAACTGTTGTTGATATG GCAGCTAGATATACAGATCCTCGTGATGCATGTGCGGCTATTGCTGAAGAGTCATATAAACTATGGTCGGAACTTGTGAATCGAACAGATGATATAACAATTATCATTGTCCAGATTAAAGGACTCTCTAATAAT TCAAGCACATCTGGAGTTCAATTAAGTGAGGTCAATGTCGGTACTGCTATGAGAACCAGGACAGGAACTTCTGAGATATCTACTACCACTGAATTTGATGTTTATCATTCTGTGACAAACAGTTTCTCGGATTCACAATCCTGCCATTCAAAGATCAGTTGA
- the LOC120580162 gene encoding pyruvate, phosphate dikinase 2, which yields MSSIVRGIVIRNTSSDNRLFKGNKNDVIGRRSTKVQWKELKLRLTSTWKAGRTSTYQPLIRAQTILTPTTPPTTKKRVFTFGKGKSEGNKAMKSLLGGKGANLAEMATIGLSVPPGLTISTEACQEYQENVKNLPNGLWEEILEGLNFVQNEMGAFLGNPSKPLLLSVRSGAAISMPGMMDTVLNLGLNDEVVAGLASKSGERFAYDSYRRFLDMFGGVVLDIPHSLFEEKLEKLKYSKGVKHDTDLTANDLKDLVEQYKSVYLEAKGEKFPSDPKKQLELAVKAVFNSWDSPRANKYRSINQITGLVGTAVNIQSMVFGNMGNTSGTGVLFTRNPSTGEKKLYGEFLINAQGEDVVAGIRTPEDLETMKTCMPDAYKELEENCKILENHYKDMMDIEFTVQENRLWMLQCRSGKRTGKGAIKIAVDMVNEGLVDIRSAIKMVEPQHLDQLLHPQFEDPSKYKDKVVATGLPASPGAAVGQVVFTAETAEQWHAQGKSAILVRTETSPEDVGGMHSAVGILTARGGMTSHAAVVARGWGKCCVSGCSDIHVNDHEKVVVIGENVISEGEWISLNGSTGEVILGKQALSPPALSDDLGTFMSWADEIRNLKVLANADTPEDAIAARQNGAQGIGLCRTEHMFFASDERIKAVRMMILAITQEQRKAALDLLLPYQRSDFEGIFRAMDGLPVTIRLLDPPLHEFLPEGDLNEIVGELTSQTGMKEEEIVSRIEKLFEVNPMLGFRGCRLGISYPELTEMQARAVFQAAVSVSSHGITVLPEIMVPLVGTPQELRHQVSLIRNIAEKVFSEMGSSLSYKVGTMIEVPRAALVADEIANEADFFSFGTNDLTQMTFGYSRDDVSKFLPTYLSAGILQHDPFEVLDQKGVGQLIKICTEKGRAAKPNLKVGICGEHGGEPSSVAFFAKLGLDYVSCSPFRVPIARLAAAQVAA from the exons ATGTCTTCCATAGTAAGAGGCATAGTGATAAGGAACACATCATCAGATAATAGACTATTCAAAGGGAACAAGAATGATGTTATTGGGAGAAGAAGTACAAAGGTGCAGTGGAAGGAGTTGAAGTTACGACTTACATCAACATGGAAAGCTGGAAGAACAAGTACATATCAGCCTTTAATTCGTGCCCAAACTATCCTTACTCCTACAACACCACCCACCACAAAAAAG AGGGTGTTCACTTTTGGCAAAGGTAAAAGTGAAGGAAACAAGGCCATGAAGTCCTTG TTGGGAGGAAAGGGAGCGAACTTAGCAGAAATGGCAACAATTGGATTATCTGTCCCTCCTGGACTCACTATATCAACAGAAGCATGTCAAGAATATCAAGAAAATGTAAAGAACCTACCAAATGGTTTGTGGGAGGAGATACTTGAAGGCCTTAATTTTGTGCAAAATGAAATGGGGGCCTTTCTTGGGAATCCTTCAAAACCTCTCCTCCTCTCCGTGCGCTCTGGTGCTGCG ATTTCCATGCCTGGAATGATGGACACAGTTCTTAATCTTGGATTGAATGATGAAGTGGTTGCTGGGTTGGCTTCAAAAAGTGGAGAGCGGTTTGCTTACGATTCTTATAGACGTTTCTTAGACATGTTTGGAGGTGTC GTATTGGACATTCCACATTCATTGTTTGAGGAGAAATTAGAAAAGCTAAAGTATTCAAAAGGCGTTAAACATGACACTGATCTAACAGCCAACGATCTCAAAGATCTGGTTGAGCAGTACAAGAGTGTCTACCTCGAAGCTAAGGGAGAAAAGTTTCCCTCAG ATCCGAAGAAGCAACTAGAATTAGCTGTTAAAGCTGTTTTCAATTCTTGGGATAGCCCAAGGGCTAATAAGTATAGGAGCATTAATCAGATAACTGGACTTGTGGGCACTGCTGTAAACATTCAATCCATGGTGTTTGGTAATATGGGAAATACTTCAGGAACCGGCGTTTTATTCACTAGAAATCCAAGCACTGGGGAAAAGAAACTTTATGGGGAGTTTCTCATTAATGCTCAG GGAGAGGATGTAGTTGCTGGAATCAGGACACCCGAAGATTTAGAGACAATGAAAACTTGCATGCCAGATGCTTATAAGGAGCTTGAGGAGAATTGTAAGATTCTAGAGAATCACTACAAGGATATGATG GATATTGAGTTCACTGTTCAGGAAAATAGATTGTGGATGTTGCAATGTCGAAGTGGAAAGCGTACTGGTAAAGGTGCAATCAAAATAGCTGTAGATATGGTCAATGAGGGGCTTGTTGATATTCGTTCTGCAATCAAGATGGTAGAGCCACAACATCTCGATCAGCTCCTACACCCACAG TTTGAGGATCCATCTAAGTACAAGGACAAAGTGGTTGCCACTGGCTTGCCTGCATCTCCTGGAGCTGCAGTTGGGCAGGTTGTGTTCACTGCTGAGACTGCTGAACAATGGCATGCACAAGGAAAGAGTGCAATTTTG GTAAGGACAGAGACAAGTCCAGAGGATGTCGGGGGCATGCATTCAGCTGTTGGCATCTTGACAGCAAGAGGTGGTATGACATCTCATGCTGCTGTTGTAGCTCGTGGATGGGGAAAGTGTTGTGTGTCTGGTTGCTCTGATATCCATGTAAATGACCATGAAAAG GTGGTTGTTATCGGGGAGAATGTAATATCAGAAGGAGAATGGATCTCGTTGAATGGATCCACAGGTGAGGTGATACTAGGAAAGCAGGCACTTTCTCCACCGGCTCTAAGCGATGATTTGGGAACTTTCATGTCTTGGGCTGATGAAATAAGGAATCTGAAG GTTTTGGCAAATGCTGACACACCTGAAGATGCAATAGCAGCTAGACAAAACGGTGCGCAAGGAATTGGACTTTGCCGGACAGAACACATG TTTTTTGCTTCAGATGAAAGGATAAAGGCCGTGAGAATGATGATATTGGCTATTACGCAAGAACAGAGGAAAGCTGCACTTGATTTGTTGTTACCTTATCAAAGATCAGATTTTGAGGGAATTTTTCGAGCAATGGATGGTCTCCCAGTAACAATCCGGTTGTTAGATCCTCCACTTCATGAATTTCTTCCTGAAGGTGATTTAAATGAAATTGTTGGTGAACTAACTTCTCAGACAGgcatgaaagaagaagaaatagtctctagaatagaaaaactctttgAAGTTAATCCCATGCTTGGTTTTCGTGGCTGCAG GTTGGGAATATCATATCCTGAATTGACTGAGATGCAGGCCCGTGCCGTTTTCCAAGCTGCTGTTTCAGTGAGTAGCCATGGCATTACAGTCCTTCCAGAGATAATGGTTCCACTTGTCGGTACACCTCAG GAATTAAGACATCAAGTGAGTTTAATAAGGAATATTGCTGAGAAAGTGTTCTCTGAGATGGGCTCTTCTTTAAGCTATAAGGTTGGGACTATGATAGAAGTTCCAAGAGCTGCACTAGTTGCAGATGAG ATTGCAAATGAAGCCGATTTCTTTTCATTTGGAACCAACGACCTTACCCAAATGACATTTGGTTACAGTCGAGATGATGTTAGCAAATTTCTTCCTACATACCTATCTGCTGGGATTTTGCAGCATGATCCATTTGAG GTACTTGACCAGAAAGGTGTGGGTCAACTCATCAAAATTTGCACAGAAAAGGGCCGTGCTGCTAAACCAAATTTGAAG GTTGGAATATGTGGAGAGCATGGCGGGGAGCCTTCTTCTGTTGCATTTTTTGCTAAACTTGGACTTGACTATGTCTCATGTTCCCCATTCAG GGTTCCGATTGCTAGGCTTGCAGCAGCTCAAGTTGCAGCTTAA
- the LOC11417770 gene encoding pyruvate, phosphate dikinase, chloroplastic, with amino-acid sequence MVAVYDSSNSNKRVFTFGKGRSDGNKSMKSLLGGKGANLAEMATIGLSVPPGLTISTEACQEYQENVKNLPNGLWEEILEGLNFVQNEMGAFLGNPSKPLLVSVRSGAAISMPGMMDTVLNLGLNDEVVAGLASKSGERFAYDSYRRFLDMFGNVVMDIPHSLFEEKLEKLKQSKGIKHDTGLSADDLKNLVEQYKNVYVEAKGEKFPSDPNKQLELAVKAVFNSWECPRAIKYRNINQITGLMGTAVNIQSMVFGNMGNTSGTGVLFTRNPSTGEKKLYGEFLTNAQGEDVVAGIRTPEDLGTMKTCMPDSYKELEENCRILENHYKDMMDIEFTVQENRLWMLQCRIGKRTGKGAVKIATDMVNEGLVDIRSAIKMVEPQHLNQFLHPQFEDPSKYKNKVVATGLPASPGAAVGQVVFTAEDAEEWHAQGKSAILVRTETSPEDIGGMHSAAGILTARGGMTSHAAVVARGWGKCCVSGCSNIEVNESRKVVVIGDKVISEGEWISLNGSTGEVILGKQTLSPPALSEDLETFMSWADQIRKLKVLANCDTPEDAITARRNGAQGIGLCRTEHMFFASDERLKAVRRMIMAITQEQRKAALELLLPYQQSDFEGIFRAMDGLPVTIRLLDPPLHEFLPEGDLAHVVSELTSQTGMKEAEIFSRIEKLSEVNPMLGFRGCRLGISYPELTEMQARAIFQAAVSVSRNSIVVLPEIMVPLIGTPQELRHQVSLIRNVAEKVLSEMGSSLSYKVGTMIEVPRAALVADEIAIEADFFSFGTNDLTQMTFGYSRDDVGKFLPSYLSAGILQHDPFEVLDQKGVGQLIKMCTEKGRAAKANLKVGICGEHGGEPSSIAFFAQLGLDYVSCSPFRIPIARLAAAQVEV; translated from the exons ATGGTGGCTGTTTATGATTCTAGCAATAGCAACAAG AGGGTGTTCACCTTTGGCAAAGGTAGAAGTGATGGAAACAAATCTATGAAGTCCTTG TTGGGAGGAAAGGGAGCAAACTTGGCCGAAATGGCAACAATTGGATTATCTGTGCCTCCTGGACTCACTATATCAACAGAAGCATGTCAAGAATATCAAGAAAATGTAAAGAACCTACCAAATGGTTTGTGGGAGGAGATACTTGAAGGCCTTAATTTTGTGCAAAATGAAATGGGGGCCTTTCTTGGGAATCCTTCAAAACCTCTCCTCGTCTCTGTTCGCTCTGGTGCTGCT ATTTCCATGCCTGGAATGATGGACACAGTTCTTAATCTTGGATTGAATGATGAAGTGGTTGCTGGGTTGGCTTCAAAAAGTGGAGAGCGGTTTGCTTATGATTCTTATAGACGTTTCTTAGACATGTTTGGAAATGTT GTAATGGACATTCCACACTCATTGTTTGAGGAAAAGTTAGAAAAGCTAAAGCAATCAAAAGGCATTAAACATGACACTGGTCTATCAGCCGATGATCTCAAAAATTTGGTTGAGCAGTACAAGAATGTCTATGTTGAGGCTAAGGGAGAAAAGTTTCCCTCAG ATCCAAATAAGCAACTAGAATTAGCTGTTAAAGCTGTTTTCAACTCTTGGGAATGTCCAAGGGCTATTAAGTATCGAAACATTAATCAGATAACTGGGCTAATGGGAACTGCTGTGAATATTCAATCTATGGTGTTTGGTAATATGGGAAATACTTCAGGAACTGGTGTTCTGTTCACTAGAAATCCAAGCACCGGTGAAAAGAAACTTTATGGAGAGTTTCTCACTAATGCTCAG ggAGAAGATGTAGTTGCTGGAATCAGGACACCTGAAGATCTAGGGACCATGAAAACTTGCATGCCGGATTCTTATAAGGAACTTGAGGAGAATTGTAGAATTCTTGAGAATCACTACAAGGATATGATG GATATTGAGTTTACTGTTCAAGAAAATAGATTGTGGATGTTGCAATGTCGAATTGGAAAGCGTACTGGTAAAGGTGCAGTCAAAATAGCTACAGACATGGTCAATGAAGGGCTTGTTGATATTCGTTCTGCAATCAAGATGGTAGAGCCACAACATCTTAATCAGTTCCTACATCCACAG TTTGAGGATCCATCTAAGTACAAGAACAAAGTGGTTGCCACTGGCTTGCCTGCATCCCCTGGAGCTGCGGTTGGGCAGGTTGTGTTCACTGCTGAAGATGCCGAGGAATGGCATGCACAAGGAAAAAGTGCAATTTTG GTAAGGACAGAGACAAGTCCAGAGGACATTGGGGGAATGCATTCAGCTGCTGGCATCTTGACAGCTAGAGGTGGTATGACATCTCATGCTGCTGTTGTAGCTCGTGGATGGGGAAAGTGTTGTGTGTCTGGTTGCTCCAATATTGAAGTAAACGAGTCTAGAAAG GTGGTTGTAATTGGGGACAAGGTAATATCTGAAGGAGAATGGATCTCGTTGAATGGATCCACAGGTGAGGTGATTCTAGGAAAGCAAACACTTTCTCCTCCGGCATTAAGTGAGGATTTGGAAACTTTCATGTCTTGGGCTGATCAAATAAGGAAGCTGAAG GTTTTGGCAAATTGTGACACACCTGAAGATGCAATAACAGCTAGAAGAAATGGTGCACAAGGAATTGGACTTTGCAGGACTGAACACATG TTTTTTGCTTCAGATGAAAGGCTAAAGGCTGTGAGAAGGATGATAATGGCCATTACACAAGAACAGAGGAAAGCTGCACTTGAATTGTTGTTACCTTATCAACAATCAGATTTTGAGGGAATTTTCCGTGCAATGGATGGCCTCCCAGTAACAATCCGATTGTTAGATCCTCCACTTCATGAATTTCTTCCTGAAGGTGACTTGGCACATGTTGTCAGTGAACTAACTTCTCAAACAGGCATGAAAGAAGCAGAAATATTCTCTAGGATTGAAAAACTCTCTGAAGTTAATCCCATGCTTGGTTTTCGCGGCTGCAG GCTGGGAATATCATATCCAGAATTGACTGAGATGCAGGCTCGTGCAATCTTCCAAGCCGCTGTTTCAGTGAGTCGCAATAGTATTGTAGTTCTACCAGAGATAATGGTTCCACTTATTGGTACACCTCAG GAATTAAGACATCAAGTGAGTTTAATAAGGAACGTTGCTGAGAAAGTGTTGTCTGAGATGGGTTCTTCTCTAAGCTATAAGGTTGGAACTATGATCGAAGTTCCAAGAGCTGCGCTAGTAGCTGATGAG ATTGCAATTGAagcagattttttttcatttggaaCCAATGACCTCACTCAAATGACATTTGGCTACAGTAGAGATGATGTTGGAAAATTTCTTCCTTCATACCTTTCTGCTGGGATTTTGCAGCATGACCCATTCGAG GTACTTGACCAAAAAGGTGTGGGTCAACTAATCAAAATGTGTACAGAAAAGGGTCGTGCTGCTAAAGCAAATTTGAAG GTTGGAATATGCGGAGAGCATGGTGGCGAGCCATCTTCTATTGCATTCTTTGCTCAACTTGGACTTGATTATGTCTCGTGTTCTCCTTTTAG GATTCCAATTGCAAGGCTTGCGGCAGCTCAAGTTGAAGTGTGA